A region of Nitrospinota bacterium DNA encodes the following proteins:
- the pabB gene encoding aminodeoxychorismate synthase component I: MKELFPLFHREIQGSEDLVILETVKTDSENFKSFVFLHPLCILKTSKIDEVESVLREIEGFLKKGLYVAGYIAYEAGYAFETKLKSLLSNVCFSHPLIWFGVFENPCMIDLRDSKFKWEEYNNLFPESFSYEISGFDLNISEDEYKSKIEQIKNYISSGDTYQINFTWNIHFSFQGSPLALYDDLRKKQRVSYAAYIRSGNTHTISYSPELFFRRSGNKIITRPMKGTMKRGRTLSEDRKNMNLLHNCEKNRAENLMIVDLLRNDLGKISEIGTVKVNKLFEVERYETLFQMTSTVEGELKPKTTYLEIFKSLFPSGSVTGAPKIRSMEIINELEKDHRGIYTGAIGYISPYEEAVFNIAIRTPVIKENKGVMGIGSGIVWDSKAEDEYRECSLKMRFLTEVVQEFKLLETILYYKGKYWLLKPHIQRLKQSAEYFGFSFDSEEFFVSLKQNAEQLDNEERYKVRVLVDKSGKFSIENVKLGISKKDDGFIALSNKKMDSKNIFLFHKTTNRDIYDKLYLKAQRMGLTDLIFTNERGEITEGCISNIFIRRNGKFITPPVDCGLLNGVMRQYILRKRKNVKEDIITLNDLRTSEKIYLCNSVRGIIKVNLSDKFI; encoded by the coding sequence ATGAAAGAACTATTTCCATTGTTTCATAGAGAAATTCAGGGTAGCGAAGACCTTGTCATTTTAGAGACAGTTAAAACTGATTCAGAAAATTTTAAGTCTTTTGTCTTTCTTCATCCCCTTTGCATATTGAAAACATCTAAGATAGACGAGGTTGAAAGTGTATTGAGGGAGATTGAAGGTTTTTTAAAAAAGGGCTTATATGTCGCAGGATATATTGCCTATGAAGCAGGGTATGCATTTGAAACGAAACTTAAAAGCCTCCTCTCTAATGTCTGCTTTTCCCATCCTTTAATCTGGTTTGGTGTCTTTGAAAACCCCTGTATGATTGATCTGAGAGATTCTAAATTTAAATGGGAAGAATACAACAACTTATTCCCTGAAAGCTTCTCATATGAAATTAGCGGTTTTGATCTCAATATTTCCGAAGATGAATACAAAAGCAAAATAGAACAGATAAAGAACTACATAAGTTCAGGAGATACATACCAGATCAACTTTACCTGGAATATCCATTTTTCATTTCAAGGCTCTCCCTTGGCCCTCTATGATGACCTGAGAAAAAAACAAAGGGTCAGTTATGCTGCTTATATAAGGAGCGGAAATACCCACACCATTTCTTATTCGCCAGAACTTTTTTTTCGAAGATCTGGAAACAAAATAATAACCCGTCCAATGAAAGGGACAATGAAACGGGGACGGACACTTTCAGAAGACAGAAAAAATATGAATCTGTTACATAATTGCGAAAAAAACAGGGCAGAAAATTTAATGATTGTCGATTTATTGAGGAATGATTTAGGCAAAATATCTGAGATTGGAACGGTGAAAGTAAACAAGCTTTTTGAAGTGGAGAGGTATGAAACCCTTTTCCAGATGACCTCAACAGTAGAGGGAGAATTAAAGCCAAAAACAACATACTTAGAAATTTTTAAGAGCCTCTTTCCCTCTGGTTCTGTGACTGGTGCTCCTAAAATCAGGTCTATGGAAATCATCAATGAATTAGAAAAGGATCACAGGGGAATTTATACGGGGGCAATTGGCTATATATCACCTTATGAAGAAGCAGTGTTCAACATAGCCATCAGGACACCTGTTATTAAGGAGAACAAGGGGGTTATGGGTATTGGCAGTGGGATTGTCTGGGATTCAAAAGCAGAGGATGAATATAGAGAATGCTCCCTGAAAATGAGGTTTTTAACTGAGGTGGTGCAGGAATTTAAATTACTTGAAACCATCCTCTATTATAAGGGGAAATATTGGCTGCTCAAGCCTCATATACAGAGGTTAAAGCAAAGCGCAGAATATTTCGGGTTTTCCTTTGATTCTGAAGAGTTTTTCGTCTCTCTGAAACAAAATGCTGAGCAATTAGATAATGAAGAGAGATATAAAGTAAGAGTTCTTGTTGATAAAAGTGGAAAATTTTCTATTGAGAATGTAAAACTGGGCATCAGCAAAAAAGACGATGGATTTATTGCTTTATCCAATAAAAAAATGGATTCCAAAAATATCTTTCTTTTCCATAAAACAACCAATCGCGATATCTATGATAAGCTGTACTTAAAAGCACAAAGAATGGGTTTAACAGATTTGATTTTTACCAATGAGAGAGGAGAGATTACAGAGGGCTGCATCAGTAACATTTTCATAAGGAGAAATGGAAAATTCATTACTCCACCTGTGGATTGTGGTTTGCTGAATGGGGTAATGCGTCAGTATATCCTGAGGAAGAGAAAAAATGTGAAAGAGGATATCATCACCTTAAATGATTTAAGAACATCTGAAAAGATATATCTCTGTAATTCAGTCAGAGGAATAATAAAGGTCAATCTTTCAGATAAATTTATTTGA
- a CDS encoding nucleotidyl transferase AbiEii/AbiGii toxin family protein, whose product MNKILFDISEKIEPSFVDALYEFNKVASSLDIPFFIVGATARDFILEYCFGIKSPRMTRDIDLGIVVANWDKFNRLSKTLLSNNNFSKDKEKQRYIFKDVFIDIVPFGPISDKDKKISWPPEHEIIMSTLGFKEAYDSSVNVKLSSEPELYVKLPTLPGLAIMKLISWKEKYPARKRDAEDLLFIMNKYEEAGNLDRLYETESTLFIEEGSNARLACIRLLGRDMAKISNTDTLEVIKKILDVETCDESKYHLVTHMVGRNDNFDEILIQLEKLKQGIFESSSD is encoded by the coding sequence ATTGTTCGATATATCCGAGAAGATTGAGCCCTCGTTTGTTGATGCCCTTTATGAGTTTAATAAAGTAGCTAGTTCTTTAGATATTCCTTTCTTTATTGTTGGAGCAACAGCCAGAGATTTTATTCTCGAGTATTGCTTTGGTATAAAGTCTCCTCGAATGACCAGAGATATAGACCTAGGAATAGTAGTAGCTAACTGGGATAAATTTAATAGACTATCAAAAACTTTGTTATCAAATAATAATTTTTCAAAAGATAAAGAGAAACAAAGATATATTTTTAAGGACGTTTTCATTGATATAGTTCCTTTTGGCCCTATTTCTGATAAAGATAAGAAAATTAGTTGGCCCCCAGAACATGAAATAATTATGAGCACGCTTGGCTTTAAAGAGGCTTACGACTCCTCTGTAAATGTAAAATTAAGCTCTGAACCTGAACTTTATGTTAAACTTCCTACTCTTCCAGGATTGGCAATTATGAAATTAATATCTTGGAAGGAAAAATATCCAGCGAGAAAAAGAGATGCTGAAGATTTGCTTTTTATAATGAATAAATATGAAGAGGCTGGAAATTTAGACCGATTATATGAAACTGAATCAACTTTGTTTATAGAAGAAGGTTCAAATGCTCGATTAGCATGCATTAGACTTCTTGGTCGAGATATGGCAAAAATATCTAATACAGATACATTAGAAGTGATCAAAAAAATACTCGATGTAGAAACCTGTGATGAATCAAAATATCATCTTGTTACCCATATGGTTGGTAGGAATGATAATTTTGATGAAATACTAATTCAGCTAGAAAAATTAAAGCAAGGCATTTTTGAATCCTCATCAGATTGA